Proteins encoded in a region of the Quercus lobata isolate SW786 chromosome 8, ValleyOak3.0 Primary Assembly, whole genome shotgun sequence genome:
- the LOC115954419 gene encoding uncharacterized protein LOC115954419, whose product MAATLSLLKLSILPQKPPQSKLPIPQIKPTKLNISRDSTTNPQSLSHDIIHVLKSASLPLTALTIPFFLDQKDALAVGGEFGILEGRTFALIHPIVMASLFFYTLWAGYLGWQWRRVRTIQNEITELKKQVKPAPVTPEGTPVQVAPSPVELQIQQLTEERKELLKGSFRDRHFNSGSILLGFGVFESIFGGVNTWFRTGKLFPGPHLFAGAAITALWAAAAALVPAMQKGNETARNLHIALNVLNVLLFVWQIPTGIDIVFKVFEFTNWP is encoded by the exons ATGGCTGCCACACTCAGCCTCCTGAAACTCTCAATTCTTCCTCAAAAACCACCCCAATCCAAACTGCCAATTCCCCAAATCAAACCAACAAAATTGAATATCTCCAGAGACTCAACAACCAACCCACAAAGCCTCTCACATGATATCATCCATGTTCTTAAATCAGCTTCTCTTCCTCTCACAGCACTCACAATACCTTTCTTTCTTGACCAGAAG GATGCACTTGCTGTCGGTGGAGAGTTTGGAATACTGGAGGGAAGGACATTTGCACTCATACACCCCATTGTGATGGCTAGTTTGTTCTTCTATACCTTGTGGGCTGGGTATTTGGGTTGGCAATGGCGCCGAGTCAGGACGATACAGAATGAGATTACTGAACTCAAAAAGCAAGTGAAGCCTGCCCCAGTTACTCCAGAAGGGACACCAGTGCAAGTGGCACCCTCTCCGGTTGAGCTCCAAATTCAGCAACTCACTGAG GAACGGAAAGAGCTGCTGAAAGGGTCCTTCAGGGATAGACACTTCAATTCAGGGTCAATACTGCTAGGATTCGGAGTGTTTGAATCAATTTTCGGAGGAGTGAACACATGGTTTAGGACAGGAAAGCTATTTCCAGGGCCTCATTTGTTTGCAGGAGCAG CCATTACAGCACTATGGGCAGCAGCTGCGGCTCTTGTACCTGCAATGCAGAAAGGAAATGAGACGGCCAGAAATCTTCACATAGCATTGAATGTGTTGAATGTTCTGCTCTTTGTGTGGCAGATCCCCACTGGAATCGATATAGTTTTCAAGGTTTTTGAATTCACTAATTGGCCATGA
- the LOC115954810 gene encoding extensin — MANQPTPARPWFRLASIARPAAPTPTPAPAPAPAPAPAPAPAPEPRPPLVIRPTFRPLAPSQPTQPQEPTPPPPAVAPPPAAAVTRSFATPAPAPAPVITARPIFSTSSVPPSPVTKAVPSSSSVRTSPIAKEAPTQSFPNVKATTTITTAPSPKTIKPAAQTPPQSPKPKPTAPPPSPLNLPPTRLKAETETEQKIPLEAEQKTVLVQKTIEKPKPWLGGNADSQWEHSEHYKPSYVHSGKQEGHKEVEIKEKGSYKKFSDSEEAGTRVITIAGENKGAFMELIRSPKKLDGSDKSKSLQVKKGITTMGIQGSDSESYSSSDKEGNPKKDKSHKGNKGTNSVPMSAFMNSNVQGINNSVVYNSSYNHHDPGVHLSLSRKASGGFQAKERVNGDRD; from the coding sequence ATGGCAAACCAACCAACCCCAGCTCGTCCATGGTTCCGTTTAGCTTCCATTGCCCGCCCTGCGGCCCCAACCCCGACCCCAGCCCCAGCCCCAGCCCCAGCTCCTGCCCCTGCCCCTGCCCCTGCTCCGGAGCCACGTCCACCTCTAGTAATTCGGCCTACATTTAGGCCATTAGCCCCCTCTCAGCCAACTCAACCTCAAGAACCCACTCCACCACCACCCGCCGTTGCTCCACCCCCAGCCGCTGCTGTTACACGATCCTTTGCTACTCCAGCCCCAGCACCGGCACCAGTAATAACAGCACGTCCTATTTTCTCTACTAGCTCAGTTCCACCGTCTCCAGTCACTAAAGCAGTGCCATCCTCCTCTTCGGTTCGTACTTCTCCAATTGCTAAAGAAGCACCAACACAGAGTTTTCCCAATGTCAAAGCAACCACCACTATCACCACCGCCCCATCTCCAAAAACCATTAAGCCTGCTGCTCAAACCCCACCTCAGTCACCAAAACCCAAGCCCACTGCTCCACCACCTTCTCCTCTAAACCTTCCACCTACACGATTGAAGGCCGAAACTGAGACAGAGCAGAAGATCCCACTGGAGGCAGAGCAGAAAACTGTGCTGGTCCAAAAGACTATTGAAAAGCCTAAGCCGTGGCTTGGTGGCAATGCTGACTCGCAGTGGGAACATAGCGAGCATTACAAGCCCAGCTATGTCCATAGTGGAAAGCAAGAAGGGCACAAAGAAGTTGAAATCAAGGAGAAAGGTAGCTACAAAAAGTTTTCGGATTCAGAGGAGGCGGGTACGAGGGTCATAACAATTGCTGGCGAAAACAAAGGTGCTTTCATGGAACTAATTCGATCCCCAAAGAAACTTGATGGTTCTGACAAATCTAAATCTTTGCAAGTTAAGAAGGGCATTACTACAATGGGAATCCAAGGCAGTGACTCGGAAAGCTATAGCAGTAGCGATAAGGAGGGAAATCCAAAGAAAGATAAGAGTCACAAAGGAAACAAAGGGACTAACTCTGTACCCATGAGTGCATTCATGAACAGCAATGTGCAGGGTATTAACAACTCCGTTGTGTACAATTCCTCATACAACCACCATGACCCTGGGGTGCACCTTTCTCTCTCCAGGAAAGCCTCTGGTGGATTCCAGGCCAAGGAACGCGTTAATGGCGATCGGGATTAG